Proteins from one Bacteroides zhangwenhongii genomic window:
- a CDS encoding DUF3987 domain-containing protein, whose product MDEIESLCRLCEAVETAGADIAPTYAEYVQLAFAIATDCGEAGREFFHRLCRVSAKYEREHAERIFSNALTTRHGDVHLGTAFHLAERAGVTLCKEEMMNHRKNAKNAGNAPSKNLTHTHVYNKVDNEEPDESEELQDGSDPNQPLPSFTEADWPKILLLIMSYATSPTQRDVMLLGALTAIGASMERYVRCPYAGKLQSPCLQSFIVAPSASGKGILSLIRLLVEPIHDEIRQKVAEEVKAYKKEKAAYDTMGKERCKVEAPQMPKNKMFLISGNNTGTGILQNIMDANGTGLICETEADTISAAIGSEYGHWSDTLRKAFDHDRLSYNRRTDQEYREVKKSYLSVLLSGTPAQVKPLIPSTENGLFSRQLFYYMHGIWTWINQFESGETDLEAIFTGIGLEWKKQLDLMKAHGLHTLRLTDEQKQEFNALFADLFFRSGLANDNEMSSSIARLAVNTCRIMAEIAMIRALECDQPYQFKDSSAPLLTPDKEIAVDNIKDGIITRWDVTITAEDFHAVLELVTPLYRHATHILSFLPSTEVKHRANADRDALFEIMGNQFTRAQLLEQAEKMKIKPNTALSWLNRLIKKGLLINTDDKGVYTRTHVCVC is encoded by the coding sequence ATGGACGAAATTGAATCGTTATGCCGCCTCTGTGAGGCGGTTGAAACTGCAGGAGCGGATATTGCCCCTACGTATGCTGAATATGTACAACTGGCGTTCGCCATCGCAACGGATTGCGGAGAAGCGGGACGCGAGTTTTTCCATCGGTTGTGCCGGGTGTCTGCCAAGTACGAACGGGAACATGCCGAACGGATATTCTCCAATGCACTTACCACCCGGCATGGAGATGTCCATCTGGGCACTGCATTCCATCTTGCTGAAAGGGCGGGTGTAACTCTCTGCAAAGAGGAAATGATGAACCACCGGAAAAATGCAAAAAATGCAGGAAATGCACCGTCCAAAAATCTCACACACACGCACGTATATAATAAGGTGGACAATGAAGAACCGGACGAATCCGAAGAGCTGCAGGACGGGAGTGACCCGAACCAGCCATTGCCCTCTTTCACCGAAGCGGACTGGCCGAAAATCCTGTTGCTCATCATGAGTTATGCCACCAGCCCCACACAACGCGATGTCATGCTGCTCGGAGCATTGACCGCCATAGGTGCCAGCATGGAGCGATATGTGAGATGTCCATACGCCGGCAAACTTCAGTCTCCTTGCCTGCAAAGTTTTATTGTAGCCCCTTCCGCCTCGGGTAAAGGAATTCTTTCGCTTATCCGGCTGCTTGTAGAGCCTATTCATGACGAGATCCGCCAAAAAGTAGCGGAAGAGGTCAAGGCCTACAAAAAAGAGAAAGCTGCCTATGATACCATGGGAAAAGAGCGCTGCAAAGTGGAAGCTCCTCAAATGCCCAAGAATAAAATGTTCCTCATCTCGGGCAATAACACCGGAACGGGTATTCTGCAAAATATCATGGATGCCAACGGCACAGGGCTTATCTGCGAAACCGAAGCGGATACCATCTCCGCTGCTATCGGCTCTGAATACGGACACTGGAGCGATACGCTCCGCAAAGCGTTTGACCACGACCGTTTGTCGTACAACCGACGCACCGACCAGGAATACCGGGAAGTAAAGAAAAGCTATCTTTCCGTCCTGCTTTCCGGCACGCCCGCACAGGTAAAACCACTCATTCCCTCGACAGAGAACGGCCTCTTCTCGCGCCAGCTGTTTTATTATATGCACGGTATATGGACATGGATCAACCAGTTTGAAAGTGGTGAAACCGATCTGGAAGCCATCTTCACAGGCATAGGTCTGGAATGGAAAAAGCAACTGGACCTGATGAAAGCACACGGGCTTCATACGCTCCGGCTCACTGATGAGCAAAAGCAAGAGTTCAATGCCCTCTTTGCCGATCTGTTTTTCCGCTCGGGACTTGCCAACGATAACGAAATGAGTAGTTCCATAGCCCGACTGGCTGTCAATACGTGCCGTATCATGGCAGAAATAGCTATGATTCGTGCACTGGAATGCGACCAGCCTTATCAGTTCAAGGATTCTTCCGCCCCTCTGCTGACCCCTGACAAGGAGATTGCCGTCGATAATATCAAAGACGGTATTATCACCCGTTGGGATGTGACAATCACCGCTGAAGATTTCCATGCGGTGCTGGAACTTGTAACTCCGCTCTATCGTCATGCCACACATATCTTATCTTTTCTTCCTTCCACAGAGGTCAAACATAGAGCCAATGCCGACCGGGATGCACTTTTTGAAATAATGGGCAACCAGTTCACCCGCGCACAGTTGTTGGAGCAGGCTGAAAAGATGAAAATCAAACCTAACACTGCTCTTAGCTGGTTGAACCGTCTGATAAAAAAAGGATTGCTTATCAATACAGACGATAAAGGCGTTTATACGCGCACGCATGTGTGCGTGTGTTAG
- a CDS encoding BT4734/BF3469 family protein yields the protein MTNDFRMSYFMPPIAPIKNEQGRIVTPATLIPSCEVSVEQVFQMITCNENLKILTEQVRNSADIRAAKASLLPYVTPCGMFSRRNSKSFVASSHLVVVDIDHLDSYQEAVEMRSTLFNDHLLHPVLTFISPSGRGVKAFVPYDHLPMANDTDSIIENMKLAMMFTVLLYGTETPPPLGEKRKGVDFSGKDIVRSCFLSHDPGALFRNNQ from the coding sequence ATGACAAACGATTTTAGAATGTCTTATTTCATGCCTCCCATTGCTCCCATCAAAAATGAACAGGGAAGGATTGTTACTCCTGCAACACTTATTCCCTCCTGTGAAGTCTCCGTAGAGCAAGTTTTTCAAATGATAACCTGCAACGAGAATCTCAAAATTCTGACCGAACAAGTACGCAATTCCGCAGATATACGAGCAGCAAAAGCATCACTATTGCCTTATGTGACTCCCTGTGGTATGTTCTCGCGTCGCAACAGCAAAAGTTTCGTAGCTTCTTCACATCTGGTGGTGGTAGATATCGACCATCTCGATTCCTATCAGGAGGCAGTGGAAATGCGCAGCACATTGTTTAATGACCACCTTCTGCATCCTGTACTCACGTTTATCAGTCCCAGCGGACGGGGTGTAAAAGCATTCGTACCCTACGATCATTTACCCATGGCTAACGACACAGACAGTATCATCGAAAATATGAAACTGGCAATGATGTTCACCGTGCTGCTCTATGGTACGGAAACACCTCCCCCACTCGGAGAAAAACGTAAAGGGGTAGACTTTTCCGGTAAGGACATTGTAAGGTCTTGCTTTCTTAGTCATGATCCGGGAGCGTTGTTTAGAAACAATCAATAA
- a CDS encoding undecaprenyl-phosphate glucose phosphotransferase, producing the protein MQEVQRFNKVLKSFVLSGDIILLNLLLWVFDSLWGNHSLFEFSMPLFQNMALMTLCYLVCNIRSGVILHRPVVRPEQIMLRVARNMIPFVLMVLGLSYIFHFECVNLRQLGAFCVVLIIVIISYRLTFRTILELYRKSGKNVRKVVLVGSHENMQELYHSMTDDPTSGYRVLGYFEDSPSDRYPVNITYLGQPCEAVDYLARNAGKVDQLYCSLPSARSAEIVPVINYCENHLIRFFSVPNVRNYLKRRMHFEMLGNVPVLSIRREPLELLENRIVKRSFDIICSLLFLCTLFPIIYIIVGLAIKISSPGPVFFKQKRSGEDGREFWCYKFRSMRLNAQSDTLQATECDPRKTRIGSLIRKTNVDELPQFINVLKGDMSLVGPRPHMLKHTEEYSHLINKYMVRHFVKPGITGWAQVTGFRGETKELWQMEGRVQRDIWYIEHWTFILDLYIMYKTVYNVLRGDKEAY; encoded by the coding sequence ATGCAGGAAGTCCAACGTTTTAATAAAGTCCTAAAATCTTTTGTCCTTTCAGGGGACATCATCTTACTGAACTTACTGTTGTGGGTGTTCGATTCTCTTTGGGGAAACCATTCCCTTTTTGAGTTTTCCATGCCTCTTTTCCAGAACATGGCTTTGATGACTTTATGTTATCTGGTTTGCAACATTCGTTCCGGAGTGATCCTTCATCGCCCGGTGGTTCGTCCGGAGCAAATCATGCTTCGGGTGGCACGGAACATGATTCCTTTTGTATTGATGGTGCTGGGTCTTTCATACATTTTCCATTTTGAATGTGTTAACTTGCGTCAGCTGGGGGCATTTTGCGTAGTTCTCATTATCGTTATTATTTCTTATCGCCTGACGTTTCGAACTATTCTGGAGCTTTATCGCAAAAGTGGGAAAAATGTCCGGAAGGTAGTGCTGGTGGGTAGCCATGAAAATATGCAGGAACTTTATCATTCCATGACGGATGATCCGACATCCGGGTATCGTGTACTGGGATATTTTGAAGATTCTCCATCAGACCGCTATCCTGTGAATATAACATATTTGGGACAGCCTTGCGAAGCCGTTGATTATTTAGCCCGTAATGCGGGAAAGGTAGACCAGCTTTATTGCAGTCTTCCTTCTGCCCGTAGTGCTGAAATTGTACCGGTTATCAACTATTGTGAGAACCATCTGATTCGTTTTTTCAGTGTTCCCAATGTTCGGAACTATCTGAAACGGAGAATGCATTTTGAAATGCTAGGTAATGTTCCGGTACTTTCTATCCGTCGTGAGCCACTAGAGTTATTGGAAAATCGCATTGTGAAACGTAGCTTTGATATTATTTGCTCGCTACTGTTCCTTTGTACCCTTTTCCCGATTATATATATCATTGTGGGACTGGCTATAAAGATAAGTTCTCCCGGACCTGTCTTTTTCAAACAGAAACGAAGTGGTGAGGATGGTCGTGAATTTTGGTGCTATAAGTTTCGTTCGATGCGGTTGAATGCACAAAGTGATACGCTTCAGGCTACGGAATGTGATCCTCGTAAAACCCGTATCGGTAGTTTGATTCGCAAGACGAATGTGGATGAGCTTCCTCAATTTATTAATGTACTGAAAGGGGATATGTCTTTAGTGGGTCCCCGTCCGCATATGTTGAAGCACACAGAAGAATATTCTCATTTGATAAACAAGTATATGGTTCGTCATTTTGTGAAACCGGGTATTACAGGTTGGGCACAAGTGACAGGCTTTCGTGGAGAAACGAAAGAGCTTTGGCAGATGGAAGGACGTGTGCAACGTGACATCTGGTATATCGAGCATTGGACGTTCATTCTAGACTTATATATCATGTATAAGACTGTATATAATGTACTCCGTGGGGATAAAGAGGCGTATTGA
- a CDS encoding polysaccharide biosynthesis/export family protein, with the protein MKKMAGLILGLLLAFLLVSCQAYKKVPYLQDTAFVNDTEQSVRQTGVKVMPKDLLTIAVSCSTPELAAPFNLVNSGTASGTEGKTVGQGTASSALQQYLVDNQGNINFPVLGEIHVGGLTKLEIENLIIDKLKVYLKEVPLVTVRIVNYRISVLGEVTRPGSFVVSNEKINLLEALAMAGDLTIYGMRDNVKLIRTGQDNKQEIITMDLNKAETVLSPYYQLQQNDIIYVTPNKTKAKNSDIGASTGLWFSGVSILLSITNFLLTILR; encoded by the coding sequence ATGAAAAAAATGGCTGGATTGATTCTTGGCTTGTTACTTGCTTTTTTGCTGGTATCTTGCCAGGCATACAAGAAAGTACCTTATTTACAAGATACAGCTTTTGTAAATGATACAGAACAGAGTGTTCGTCAGACAGGTGTGAAGGTAATGCCAAAGGATTTGTTGACGATTGCCGTGTCTTGTTCTACTCCGGAACTGGCTGCACCTTTCAATCTGGTAAATTCGGGTACTGCTAGTGGAACAGAGGGAAAGACGGTGGGACAAGGAACCGCGTCATCTGCTCTACAACAGTATTTGGTAGATAATCAGGGGAATATCAATTTTCCGGTGTTGGGCGAGATTCATGTAGGTGGATTGACTAAACTGGAAATAGAAAACCTGATTATAGATAAGTTGAAGGTTTATTTGAAAGAAGTGCCGCTTGTAACTGTGCGTATTGTTAATTATCGGATTTCGGTGTTGGGGGAGGTTACGAGGCCAGGCAGCTTTGTAGTCTCTAACGAGAAGATTAATTTACTGGAAGCTCTCGCAATGGCAGGTGATTTGACCATTTATGGTATGCGTGATAATGTGAAATTGATCCGGACAGGACAAGATAATAAGCAGGAGATTATTACTATGGACTTGAATAAGGCCGAAACGGTACTGTCTCCTTATTATCAACTACAACAGAATGATATAATTTATGTGACACCTAATAAAACTAAAGCTAAGAATTCGGATATTGGGGCTAGTACTGGTCTGTGGTTCTCAGGTGTTTCTATTTTGCTTTCAATAACCAATTTTTTATTAACTATACTAAGATAA
- a CDS encoding GumC family protein produces the protein MKENLYEDNVRGIEEDNVDYKELLFRYIIHWPWFVASLLVCLIGAWGYLYFQTPVYQISASIMIKDDKKGGGGSADLESLGLGGMMTSTQSIDNEIEVLRSKTILKEVVNNLELYITYYDEDEFPKKELYKASPIIVNLTAQEADNLPGVAMIDMKLTQEGGLDVNLKVGLNEYNKHFDKLPAVLPTDVGTFGFALKDSLSNGKIEGQNITRNISAIVSQPFGVAKGYQGALTIAPTSKATSVATVSLVNTNIQRGQDFINKLMEMYNRNTNNDKNEVAQKTREFINERIQIIDEELGNTEDKLEAFKRNAGLTDISSDAQLAVSGNAEYEKKRVENGTQINLVRDLNKYINNPSNEYEVLPSNIGLSDNGLTTQIDRYNELIIERKRLLRTSTESNPMIVNLDASIRVMKANVKAAIDGTLQGLLIVKADLDREASRFSRRISDAPGQERQYVSIARQQEIKAGLYLMLLQKREENAITLAATANNAKIIDEPVAEGGPVSPKPKTIYMIALVLGVGLPVGVIFLIGLTKFKIEGRGDVEKLTRLPIVGDVPLTAEKTGSIAVFENQNNLMSETFRNVRTNLQFMLGNGQKVILVTSTVSGEGKSFISANLAISLSLLGKKVIIVGLDIRKPGLNKVFNLPRKEQGITQYLSNPENNLMDFVQLSDVSKSLYILPGGTVPPNPTELLARDGLDKAIETLKKNFDYVILDTAPVGMVTDTLLIGRVADLSVYVCRADYTRKAEFTLINELAENNKLPNLCTVINGLDLQKKKYGYYYGYGKYGKYYGYGKRYGYGYGYGEHKTKEE, from the coding sequence ATGAAAGAAAACTTGTACGAGGATAATGTACGTGGTATAGAGGAAGATAATGTTGATTATAAAGAGCTTCTCTTTCGATACATAATCCATTGGCCATGGTTTGTGGCTTCTCTTCTGGTATGTTTGATCGGTGCTTGGGGATATTTGTATTTTCAGACTCCCGTCTATCAGATTTCCGCTTCTATCATGATTAAAGATGATAAGAAGGGAGGGGGCGGGTCTGCTGATTTGGAGAGCCTTGGATTAGGAGGGATGATGACTTCTACACAGAGTATTGATAATGAAATTGAAGTATTGCGTTCAAAAACGATACTTAAAGAAGTTGTCAATAATCTGGAACTTTATATAACTTATTATGATGAGGATGAATTTCCTAAAAAAGAACTGTATAAAGCCTCTCCGATAATTGTGAATTTGACAGCACAAGAGGCAGATAATTTGCCGGGTGTAGCTATGATTGATATGAAACTTACTCAAGAAGGTGGTTTGGATGTAAATTTGAAAGTGGGTTTGAATGAGTATAATAAACATTTTGATAAACTTCCAGCGGTGTTGCCTACAGATGTAGGTACGTTTGGGTTTGCATTGAAAGATTCTTTATCAAATGGAAAGATAGAAGGACAGAATATTACGCGAAATATCAGTGCCATAGTTAGTCAGCCATTTGGGGTAGCAAAGGGATATCAGGGGGCATTAACGATTGCACCCACCTCTAAAGCAACTTCTGTTGCCACAGTCTCATTGGTCAATACGAATATTCAGCGTGGACAAGATTTTATCAATAAGCTGATGGAGATGTATAATCGGAATACGAACAATGATAAAAATGAGGTTGCCCAAAAGACGAGGGAATTTATCAATGAGCGCATTCAGATTATTGATGAAGAGCTGGGAAATACAGAAGACAAACTGGAAGCTTTTAAAAGAAATGCAGGATTGACGGATATCAGTAGCGATGCCCAATTGGCCGTATCGGGAAATGCCGAATACGAAAAGAAACGCGTGGAAAACGGTACACAGATCAACTTAGTTCGTGATCTTAATAAATATATCAATAATCCGTCGAATGAGTATGAGGTGTTGCCTAGTAATATTGGTTTATCAGATAATGGGCTAACTACTCAAATAGATCGTTATAATGAGTTGATTATCGAACGTAAACGTTTGCTTCGTACTTCTACGGAGAGTAACCCGATGATTGTAAATCTGGATGCAAGTATTCGTGTTATGAAAGCAAATGTGAAAGCTGCTATTGACGGAACGTTGCAAGGTTTGCTTATAGTCAAAGCTGATTTGGATCGTGAAGCTAGTCGTTTTTCCCGTCGTATCAGTGACGCTCCGGGACAAGAAAGACAGTATGTAAGTATTGCCCGTCAGCAGGAAATCAAGGCAGGACTTTATCTGATGTTGTTGCAGAAACGTGAAGAGAATGCCATTACATTAGCTGCTACTGCCAATAATGCTAAGATCATTGATGAACCGGTGGCTGAAGGTGGTCCGGTATCTCCGAAACCTAAAACAATTTACATGATTGCTTTAGTGTTGGGGGTAGGTTTGCCTGTCGGCGTCATTTTTCTAATCGGTCTTACTAAATTCAAGATTGAAGGTCGTGGCGATGTGGAGAAATTGACTCGCCTGCCTATTGTGGGAGATGTGCCCTTGACTGCTGAAAAAACAGGTTCCATAGCCGTATTTGAGAATCAGAATAACCTGATGAGTGAGACTTTCCGTAATGTACGTACGAATTTGCAGTTTATGTTGGGGAATGGTCAGAAAGTAATACTAGTGACTTCAACGGTCAGTGGTGAAGGTAAATCATTTATATCAGCAAATCTTGCTATCAGTCTTTCTTTATTAGGAAAGAAGGTGATCATTGTCGGTCTTGATATTCGTAAACCTGGTTTGAATAAAGTTTTTAATCTTCCGCGGAAAGAGCAGGGTATAACTCAATATCTGTCGAATCCTGAAAATAATCTGATGGATTTTGTCCAGCTTTCGGATGTAAGTAAGAGCTTGTATATTCTTCCCGGTGGAACGGTTCCTCCCAATCCTACGGAACTGTTGGCCCGTGACGGCTTGGACAAAGCTATTGAAACATTGAAGAAAAACTTTGACTATGTGATTTTGGATACCGCTCCGGTCGGTATGGTAACAGATACTTTGCTTATAGGCCGTGTGGCTGACTTATCTGTTTATGTATGTCGTGCGGATTATACCCGTAAAGCGGAGTTTACGTTGATAAATGAATTGGCTGAAAACAATAAGCTGCCTAATCTTTGTACAGTAATTAATGGCTTGGATCTTCAGAAGAAGAAATACGGCTATTACTATGGCTATGGTAAATATGGCAAGTACTATGGTTATGGCAAGCGTTATGGCTATGGTTACGGCTATGGGGAGCATAAAACGAAGGAAGAATAA
- a CDS encoding AAA family ATPase — protein MIDAITIEGYKSIKAQEVKLSPINILIGGNGIGKTNFISAFELIRDIYEQQLQNHVLRKGGANCLLYNGKKYTDRITVDLLFTHDHSKNRYIVVLEESQDRLFVKEAKTAFLSGAVWHIQTCDTNKEEASIKQDRCGQAWYVGPLLEQFEIYHFHDTGDKSPMKDFAPLHDNVRLKRDGSNIAPYLYLLKQKYLKHYLRIEKMVASVSPFFDSFVLEPNRLNPNTIRLEWKQKDVPDMTFNAYQLSDGSLRFICLAALLMQPEPPQTILIDEPELGLHPLAINKLCAMLKKVSSSSQIIVSTQSVNLVDNFAPEDIIVADRKGNETVFCRLDGKDLEEWLKDYSMGELWEKNLVGGQPF, from the coding sequence ATGATTGATGCTATAACAATAGAAGGCTATAAGTCCATCAAGGCTCAAGAGGTGAAGTTAAGTCCCATCAATATCTTGATAGGTGGAAATGGTATAGGTAAGACTAATTTTATTTCAGCCTTTGAGCTGATACGTGATATCTATGAGCAACAATTGCAAAATCATGTATTGAGAAAAGGAGGAGCTAACTGTCTGCTTTATAATGGCAAGAAGTATACTGACCGAATCACTGTGGACTTGTTGTTTACGCATGACCACAGTAAAAATAGATATATTGTCGTGTTGGAGGAATCACAGGATCGATTGTTTGTGAAAGAAGCGAAAACAGCCTTCCTTAGTGGAGCGGTTTGGCATATCCAGACCTGTGACACAAATAAGGAAGAGGCGTCTATCAAGCAAGACCGTTGTGGACAGGCGTGGTATGTAGGCCCTCTGTTGGAACAGTTTGAGATTTATCATTTCCATGATACGGGAGATAAGTCGCCTATGAAAGACTTTGCACCTTTACACGACAATGTACGTCTCAAACGTGACGGATCGAACATTGCTCCATATTTATATTTACTGAAACAGAAATATCTCAAGCATTACCTGCGAATAGAGAAAATGGTGGCATCGGTGTCTCCGTTTTTCGACTCATTCGTGCTTGAACCCAATCGATTGAATCCGAATACGATTCGTCTTGAATGGAAACAGAAAGATGTGCCGGATATGACATTCAATGCTTATCAGTTGTCCGATGGCTCTTTGCGCTTCATTTGTCTGGCTGCGTTACTGATGCAACCCGAACCGCCCCAAACCATTTTGATAGACGAACCGGAACTGGGGTTGCATCCCTTAGCCATTAACAAACTCTGCGCCATGTTGAAGAAAGTATCTTCAAGTTCTCAAATCATCGTATCGACGCAGTCCGTAAATTTGGTGGATAATTTCGCACCGGAAGATATTATCGTTGCTGATAGAAAAGGAAACGAAACAGTATTCTGCCGTCTGGACGGAAAGGATTTGGAGGAGTGGCTGAAGGATTATAGTATGGGCGAGTTGTGGGAGAAAAATCTTGTTGGCGGACAGCCTTTCTAA
- a CDS encoding DUF4276 family protein, which translates to MEKGNRLVFIVEGDCEVAFINKMIIPYLYKYVGTAQWSMNAQKITTNRKLNRKGGNVNYAYLKNEVERVAAQQGNVWITTFLDFFRLPNDFPNYGLECRNIDAIEEGIKSDLGYERLVPYIQKYEFETLLFVSMDGFNLLLDDSGQLDQIQEIIDSYANVEDINGGVETAPSKRLSRIFNYNKVADSGLVLDELDVETMRKKCPRFDEWIEKLIGIIQSVANAN; encoded by the coding sequence ATGGAAAAAGGAAACAGACTGGTTTTTATCGTAGAGGGTGATTGTGAGGTTGCTTTCATTAATAAGATGATTATTCCCTATCTTTATAAGTATGTTGGGACTGCCCAATGGAGCATGAATGCCCAAAAGATTACCACTAATCGTAAGCTGAACAGAAAAGGTGGAAATGTGAACTATGCTTATTTGAAGAATGAGGTAGAGCGGGTGGCCGCCCAGCAAGGTAATGTATGGATAACCACTTTCTTGGATTTTTTTAGATTACCCAATGATTTTCCTAACTACGGTCTTGAGTGCAGGAATATAGATGCTATCGAGGAAGGAATAAAGTCGGATCTGGGGTATGAAAGACTGGTGCCTTACATACAGAAGTATGAGTTTGAAACTTTATTGTTTGTTTCTATGGATGGATTTAATCTGTTGCTTGATGATAGCGGACAATTGGATCAGATTCAGGAAATCATAGATTCTTATGCAAACGTCGAAGATATAAACGGAGGGGTGGAAACTGCGCCTTCGAAAAGACTGTCACGTATTTTTAATTACAACAAGGTAGCCGATAGTGGACTTGTACTTGATGAACTGGATGTTGAAACGATGCGGAAAAAGTGTCCTCGTTTCGATGAATGGATAGAAAAATTAATCGGGATTATTCAGTCAGTTGCAAATGCTAACTGA
- a CDS encoding UDP-glucose dehydrogenase family protein, whose product MNIAIVGTGYVGLVSGTCFAEMGATVTCVDVDANKINILKAGEMPIYEPGLEELVKRNVSYGRLNFTTNLAEVLDDVEVVFSAVGTPPDEDGSADLKYVLAVARQFGQSINKYTILVTKSTVPVGTAQKVKAVIQEELNKRGADVPFDVASNPEFLKEGAAIKDFMSPDRVVVGVESKKAEEVMTKLYQPFLLQNFRVIFMDIPSAEMTKYAANAMLATRISFMNDIANLCERVGANVDHVRKGIGADVRIGQKFLYAGCGYGGSCFPKDVKALVHTGIDNGYHMEVIEAVERVNEKQKSIVYNKLIQMMGDIKGKTIAILGLAFKPDTDDMREAPALVVIDKLLKDGATVKVFDPIAMPECKRRIGNVVTYTENLYDCADGADALLLMTEWRQFRLPTWNVIQKVMTDKYVVDGRNIWNRVELEEMGFSYTRIGEK is encoded by the coding sequence ATGAATATAGCAATTGTAGGCACAGGTTATGTTGGCTTGGTGTCCGGTACTTGTTTTGCCGAAATGGGCGCTACTGTGACTTGCGTGGATGTAGACGCAAATAAAATAAACATACTGAAAGCCGGCGAAATGCCTATTTATGAACCAGGTTTGGAGGAGTTGGTGAAACGTAATGTAAGTTATGGACGACTGAATTTCACTACAAACTTGGCCGAAGTCTTGGATGATGTAGAAGTAGTCTTTTCTGCTGTAGGGACTCCTCCTGATGAAGATGGTAGTGCTGACTTGAAGTATGTACTTGCTGTGGCTCGTCAATTTGGCCAAAGTATTAACAAGTACACGATTTTAGTGACTAAATCAACTGTACCTGTAGGTACTGCTCAAAAGGTGAAGGCTGTCATTCAAGAGGAGTTGAACAAGCGTGGGGCAGATGTTCCCTTCGATGTAGCCAGTAACCCCGAATTCTTGAAAGAGGGTGCCGCTATCAAAGACTTTATGAGTCCCGACCGGGTGGTGGTAGGCGTTGAGAGTAAGAAAGCCGAAGAGGTGATGACCAAGCTCTATCAACCTTTCTTGCTCCAGAATTTCCGTGTAATCTTTATGGATATTCCATCTGCCGAAATGACTAAGTATGCGGCGAATGCCATGCTGGCTACCCGCATTAGCTTTATGAATGATATAGCCAATTTGTGTGAACGAGTGGGAGCAAATGTAGATCATGTACGTAAAGGTATTGGAGCTGATGTACGTATCGGGCAAAAATTCCTTTATGCCGGTTGTGGATATGGTGGCAGTTGCTTTCCGAAAGATGTAAAAGCGCTGGTACATACAGGCATTGATAATGGCTACCACATGGAGGTCATTGAAGCAGTGGAACGTGTCAATGAAAAGCAGAAATCCATTGTGTACAACAAGCTTATCCAAATGATGGGTGATATAAAGGGTAAAACCATTGCTATATTGGGTTTGGCTTTTAAACCTGATACTGATGATATGCGTGAAGCTCCAGCTCTAGTAGTCATTGATAAGTTGCTGAAGGATGGTGCTACCGTGAAAGTGTTTGATCCCATCGCTATGCCTGAATGTAAACGTCGTATCGGCAATGTTGTGACTTATACTGAAAATCTCTATGACTGTGCCGATGGTGCTGATGCGTTGCTATTAATGACTGAATGGAGACAATTCCGCTTACCTACATGGAACGTAATTCAGAAGGTGATGACTGATAAGTATGTTGTGGATGGACGTAACATTTGGAATCGTGTGGAGCTGGAAGAAATGGGATTTAGTTATACACGGATTGGAGAGAAATAA